One Sulfurimonas sp. HSL-3221 genomic window, CCCTTGCTGGCACCCTTGACGAGGCCGGCGATGTCGACGAAGTCGAGGGTGGAGTGCTGGATGCGCTCGGGGTTGACGATCTTGGCCAGGGCGTCCAGGCGCGGATCCGGGACGGGGACGACCGCCTTGTTCGGTTCGATGGTACAGAAGGGGTAGTTGGCCGCTTCCGCGTTCTGCGCCTTGGTCAGCGCGTTAAAAGTAGTTGATTTTCCGACGTTCGGCAGCCCGACGAGTCCGATGGCTAATCCCATAGTGGTTTCCTGTCTGTAAGAATAAGTCCGACATTGTACTCTCTCGGGGGTTAGGGACGGGTTAGGGGAAGAGCGAAGCTTTCGTGGCGGCCCTAGGAGAAGCGGATGCCGCGAAGCAGTTTGAAAAGTTCGAACCAGGCGACACTGGCGATACCGGCAACGACGGCCAGCAGAAGGCCTGCGATGTCTAGCTCCCCGAAACGGAAGAGTTGGCGAAGCTGTGGCTCGAAGAGCGCGAGTGCCAAAAAGAGGAGAGCGCCACCGGTAATCCACCAAACGGCGCGGTTCGGGATATGCAGGGATGCGAAGAGCGTACGCTTCCAGGATCGGTTGGCAAAAATAAGCGTGATGTTGGCTATGACCAGCGCCGTGAAGGCCAGTGCCCTTGCATCCTCCGCCGTGGCGCCGCGGGACAGGACTATACCGTAGAGGGCAATTGCCCAAATGAGCACACCGGTGCCCTGCAGCAGGCTTAGTCCAAGGTTCCACACGCCGAAAAGCGGCTCGTCCAGAGGACGTGGAGGGCGTAGCATGGCATCGGTCTCTTCCCGTTCCGCTTCGAAGACGACGGAGCAGGCCGGATCGATGATAAACTGTAAAAAAGCGATATGGACCGGAAAAAAGATCAGGGGCCATCCGAAAAAGACAGGCAGCAGTGCTATGCCGGCGATCGGAACATGAATGGCAAGAATATAGGCCATCGCCTTGCGGAGATTGTCGTAGATACGCCGGCCCAGCCGGACGGCCTCGACAATGGAGGTGAAATCGTCGTCAAGCAGCACTAGCGAAGCGGCTTCGCGCGCGACATCCGTCCCACGTCCGCCCATCGCGATGCCGATATGGGATGCCTTGAGTGCCGGGGCGTCGTTGACACCGTCACCAGTCATTGCCACGACTTCACCGTCAGCTTTGAGGGCGTTGACGATTTTGAGTTTGTGTTCGGGCACGACCCGTGCAAAGATATTGATCGTTCTTATGCGCGCGGCCAGCTCCGCTTCGTCGCAGCCGTCGATTTCACTTCCCGTCATCAGCGTATCGGCTCTCAGCCCTGCCTCCCGGGCGATGGTACGTGCAGTGCCGGGGTAGTCCCCGGTCATCATGACGACACGTATCCCCGCGGCATGACACCGGGCAATAGCAGAAGGCACAGTGAGGCGCAACGGGTCGGCAAGGGCGATCAGGCCGAGCAGACGAAAGGCGAAGTCGTGCTGGATGCTCGGCCACTCTTTGCCGGAGTAGCGGGCGTCCGCGACACCGAGCACCCTCAGGCCTTGCGATGAAAGCGCTTCGACCTGCTGCGCAAGTTGCGCTGACGATGCAGCATCGAGATGACAAAGGTCCGCGATCGATTCGGGCGCACCTTTCGAGGCAACGACGTACTCGTCACCGTGGGTGGAGCGCCAGACATGGGAGATGGCATGCATTTCGGCCGACAGGGGATACTCGTAGACCAGTTCCCAGTCGTCGTGCAGGTGCTCTGTACCGGAGAGATAGCGTTGCGCGAGGGCGTGCATCGCCTTTTCCATCGGATCGAAGGGGTCGGCTTCGCTGGCAAGGATCC contains:
- a CDS encoding cation-translocating P-type ATPase — encoded protein: MTLEKEMLKPDRPDWHDVEGLTDTEAAARLRIDGYNEIPGARRRTLTVIVRDVMTEPMFILLLAAAAIYFLLGDNAEASILLSFVIVVIGSTVYQEHRTERVLEALRDMTSPRALVVRGGGQQRIPGREVVRGDMLVLVEGDRVPADAVILAQRNLQVDESLLTGESVPVGKRHWLEGDLRLQPGGEDQPYVYSGTLVVQGMAIAEVNATGPKSTIGTIGKSLQGIETEKTPLQRQTGKMVRLLAALGLLLCALLIVVYGLTRGDWLDGLLAGITLAMATLPEEFPVVLTVFLALGAWRISRRRVLTRRVPAIETLGSATVLCVDKTGTLTQNSMNVHTIVTGEALFRVPDVTDTAPLPETFHELLEFGILASEADPFDPMEKAMHALAQRYLSGTEHLHDDWELVYEYPLSAEMHAISHVWRSTHGDEYVVASKGAPESIADLCHLDAASSAQLAQQVEALSSQGLRVLGVADARYSGKEWPSIQHDFAFRLLGLIALADPLRLTVPSAIARCHAAGIRVVMMTGDYPGTARTIAREAGLRADTLMTGSEIDGCDEAELAARIRTINIFARVVPEHKLKIVNALKADGEVVAMTGDGVNDAPALKASHIGIAMGGRGTDVAREAASLVLLDDDFTSIVEAVRLGRRIYDNLRKAMAYILAIHVPIAGIALLPVFFGWPLIFFPVHIAFLQFIIDPACSVVFEAEREETDAMLRPPRPLDEPLFGVWNLGLSLLQGTGVLIWAIALYGIVLSRGATAEDARALAFTALVIANITLIFANRSWKRTLFASLHIPNRAVWWITGGALLFLALALFEPQLRQLFRFGELDIAGLLLAVVAGIASVAWFELFKLLRGIRFS